The Synergistota bacterium genomic sequence TCTTTTACACTCTGAACAGGCAAGCGTCAATATATCAGCCACAAAAGCTCACCTCTATTCTAATCAAGTATTTCTGTGACTACTCCAGCACCTACAGTTCTGCCACCTTCTCTTATAGCAAAACGCAAGCCTTTCTCCAAAGCAACAGGAACTATCAATTCTACTTCAAATGTAGCATTATCACCAGGCATAACCATTTCAACACCCTCAGGCAATTTTATAGTACCAGTAACATCTGTAGTCCTAAAGTAAAACTGAGGACGATACCCCGTAA encodes the following:
- a CDS encoding EF-Tu/IF-2/RF-3 family GTPase, which codes for VTSVEMFRKILDEGIAGDNVGVLLRGVDKKDVERGMVVAAPGTIKPYKRFKAEVYVLKKEEGGRHTPFFTGYRPQFYFRTTDVTGTIKLPEGVEMVMPGDNATFEVELIVPVALEKGLRFAIREGGRTVGAGVVTEILD